In Planctomycetia bacterium, one DNA window encodes the following:
- a CDS encoding metallophosphoesterase yields MRILFTSDLHYNIARSQEPTRDVARRICQAGGDCLVFVGDSASCNLAILDEVFGLFEAFPGLRLAVAGNHELWVPRGRVAAGKGTSGNGNGQNGASAVPGGDSLHRYENEIAEACARSGVHYLDAAPFYLGDVAIVGNVGWYDFSYRPSAMRVPLRFYQNKVAPGAAAYFEEHRHLLEGREDVGPIAREITCRWMDGVHVKLPMSDVAFTQHLAEKLRRHLEEASARASRIIAAVHHLPFAELVPHSPIPNWEFATGFLGSELFGELLLEHPKVSHAFCGHSHRSRRCRKQGLECVSIGSTYREKQYEVLEI; encoded by the coding sequence ATGCGCATCCTTTTCACGTCGGACCTGCACTACAACATCGCGCGAAGCCAGGAGCCGACGCGTGACGTGGCGCGCCGAATTTGTCAGGCCGGGGGCGACTGCCTCGTCTTCGTAGGAGACAGCGCCTCGTGCAACCTTGCGATTCTAGACGAGGTATTCGGACTTTTCGAGGCGTTCCCGGGGCTGCGCCTCGCCGTCGCGGGCAATCACGAGCTGTGGGTGCCGCGCGGGCGCGTCGCAGCCGGCAAGGGTACCAGCGGTAACGGCAATGGACAGAACGGCGCGAGCGCTGTGCCTGGAGGCGACTCGCTGCACCGGTATGAGAATGAGATCGCCGAGGCCTGTGCACGGAGCGGCGTGCATTACCTCGATGCGGCGCCGTTTTATCTGGGCGACGTGGCGATCGTCGGGAACGTCGGCTGGTACGATTTTTCCTACCGGCCCAGCGCGATGCGCGTGCCGTTGCGCTTCTACCAGAACAAGGTCGCGCCGGGTGCGGCGGCGTATTTCGAGGAGCATCGGCATCTGCTCGAAGGGCGCGAGGACGTCGGCCCGATCGCACGCGAGATCACCTGCCGCTGGATGGATGGCGTGCACGTGAAGCTGCCGATGAGCGACGTGGCGTTCACGCAGCACCTGGCGGAGAAGTTGCGGCGACATCTGGAAGAGGCGTCGGCGCGAGCGAGCCGGATCATTGCGGCGGTGCATCATCTTCCGTTCGCCGAGCTTGTGCCGCACAGCCCGATCCCGAACTGGGAGTTCGCGACGGGGTTTCTGGGAAGCGAATTGTTCGGCGAACTGCTGCTGGAACATCCGAAGGTGTCGCACGCGTTTTGCGGCCATTCGCACCGTTCGCGCCGGTGTCGCAAGCAGGGGCTGGAATGCGTGAGCATCGGTTCGACGTATCGTGAGAAACAGTACGAGGTGCTTGAGATATGA
- a CDS encoding trypsin-like peptidase domain-containing protein: protein MASSELQQAGSKRSAFDFKAVAPAPIHRAARAWLGRLAGCALAMLTVSAPGQIAPARAQSADRTRDRNRAARETPVSRVFAQASPAVVNLSTTQIVTVRDPLDEIFNMPMFAPRRYQTHSVGSGFIIHPDGFLVTNAHVVAQAAECKALFADGRELPVEEVAIDRAHDIAVMRVRAEQPLPALRLGRSDDLMPGETVVAIGNPMGLGHTVTTGIVSALNRELKFGRGVTYDGLIQIDAPINPGNSGGPLLNVLGEVVGVNSAIRGDAQNIGFAIPADRVRALLPELLDVERVRGVALGAKFEGQVGLTTLAGSTTDAAHGVRVRAVEPGSPAAKAGLAAGDVITEIDGTATHDYIDAFGVLRTAPTGRALPLRVLRDGKPRLMKLSLEPQSGIETQKVLWARFGLRLADLKADELKRLGMSRPLGLLVKDVQNGSPAARVGIAPGHVITMFGGWPVESLDKLAPLLAQVNRGDGIPFRVLQITAEGWSRDDVVVVAR, encoded by the coding sequence ATGGCGAGCAGCGAATTGCAGCAAGCAGGCAGCAAAAGGAGCGCCTTCGATTTCAAAGCCGTTGCGCCCGCTCCGATCCATCGAGCGGCGCGAGCTTGGCTTGGCCGTTTGGCGGGCTGCGCGCTCGCGATGCTGACGGTTAGCGCGCCCGGGCAGATCGCTCCGGCCCGCGCGCAATCCGCCGATCGCACGCGAGATCGGAATCGCGCGGCCCGTGAGACGCCGGTGTCGCGCGTCTTCGCGCAGGCCAGCCCAGCGGTGGTGAACCTCTCCACGACGCAGATCGTCACGGTGCGCGACCCGCTCGACGAGATCTTCAACATGCCGATGTTTGCGCCGCGCCGCTACCAGACGCACTCCGTCGGATCGGGGTTCATCATTCATCCCGACGGGTTTCTCGTGACCAACGCGCACGTCGTCGCGCAGGCCGCCGAGTGCAAGGCGCTCTTTGCTGACGGTCGCGAGCTGCCCGTGGAAGAAGTCGCCATCGACCGCGCACACGATATCGCCGTGATGCGCGTGCGCGCCGAGCAGCCGCTGCCGGCGCTGCGACTGGGCCGCAGCGACGATCTGATGCCTGGCGAGACAGTTGTCGCGATTGGAAATCCGATGGGCCTGGGCCACACGGTGACGACCGGCATCGTCAGCGCGCTGAACCGCGAGCTGAAGTTCGGCCGCGGCGTAACGTATGACGGCCTGATCCAGATCGACGCGCCGATCAACCCCGGCAACTCCGGCGGGCCGTTGCTGAACGTGCTGGGTGAAGTCGTCGGCGTGAACTCGGCCATCCGCGGCGACGCGCAGAACATCGGCTTTGCGATTCCCGCAGATCGCGTGCGCGCGCTGCTGCCGGAGCTGCTCGACGTTGAGCGCGTGCGCGGCGTGGCGCTCGGCGCGAAGTTCGAGGGACAAGTCGGCCTCACAACGCTCGCGGGATCGACGACCGACGCCGCGCACGGCGTGCGCGTGCGCGCCGTGGAGCCGGGTTCGCCGGCGGCGAAGGCCGGACTGGCGGCGGGCGACGTGATCACCGAGATCGACGGGACTGCGACTCACGACTACATCGACGCATTCGGCGTGCTGCGCACCGCCCCGACCGGCCGCGCGCTGCCGTTGCGCGTGCTGCGCGACGGGAAGCCGCGGCTGATGAAGCTATCGCTTGAACCGCAAAGCGGCATTGAGACGCAAAAAGTACTCTGGGCGCGGTTCGGTCTGCGTCTGGCGGACCTGAAGGCCGACGAACTCAAGCGGCTGGGCATGAGCCGGCCGCTGGGACTATTGGTGAAGGACGTTCAGAACGGTTCGCCCGCGGCGCGCGTGGGGATCGCTCCGGGGCATGTCATTACCATGTTCGGCGGCTGGCCCGTTGAGTCGCTGGATAAGCTCGCGCCGCTGCTGGCGCAGGTCAATCGCGGCGACGGC